In Apium graveolens cultivar Ventura unplaced genomic scaffold, ASM990537v1 ctg949, whole genome shotgun sequence, the following are encoded in one genomic region:
- the LOC141705742 gene encoding uncharacterized protein LOC141705742, with product MAESASLAYNELKDARTVIADKDTEIGQLRDQIIVKDTSLSGLNKHLSDVTTRAESAEKEVFDLKSELAELRRQMSAVRPEPEVIEEFKRSEEYDKALANAGAPEIVRCWLVAERHIKTDPKANWDSFVNEFIKAKEYIELRLGDPEPFDGPCPSFLPPNAPEP from the coding sequence ATGGCTGAATCTGCTTCTTTGGCCTATAATGAGCTTAAAGATGCCCGGACTGTTATTGCTGATAAGGACACTGAGATTGGTCAGCTCCGGGATCAGATCATTGTGAAGGATACTTCTCTGTCCGGATTGAACAAACACCTTTCCGATGTCACTACCCGGGCTGAGAGTGCTGAGAAGGAGGTTTTTGATCTTAAGTCCGAGCTAGCTGAGCTCCGGAGGCAGATGTCTGCTGTGAGGCCGGAACCTGAGGTCATCGAAGAGTTCAAGAGATCTGAGGAGTATGATAAGGCCCTGGCCAATGCTGGTGCTCCGGAGATTGTCCGTTGTTGGTTGGTTGCGGAAAGACATATCAAGACTGATCCGAAGGCCAATTGGGATAGCTTTGTTAACGAGTTTATCAAGGCGAAGGAATATATTGAGCTCAGACTAGGGGATCCGGAGCCGTTCGATGGCCCTTGCCCCAGTTTCTTGCCTCCTAATGCTCCGGAGCCTTGA